The proteins below are encoded in one region of Segatella copri:
- a CDS encoding type I phosphomannose isomerase catalytic subunit — protein MKPLKFQPLLKSTIWGGSKIITFKHLDVKQENVGESWEISGVPGNESIVADGEMQGKSLNEVVAERKGSFLGEENYKRFGNEFPLLIKFIDANRDLSIQVHPNDEIAKKQGKERGKTEMWYALPCEPDAKLYNGLKMQITPEQYKEMVENDTITDALAQYNVKEGDCFFIPAGRIHTIGTGCFVVEIQQTSDVTYRIYDFKRKDKDGNYRQLHTKEAAECIDYTVLPDYRQHYTPAKNQGVSMVQCPYFTTAVYDLDEPMTLDYSELDSFVILIGLKGEAKITDNEGNEITLQGGESIVVPASTKTLKIEGTLKFLEVF, from the coding sequence ATGAAACCATTAAAATTTCAACCGCTATTAAAATCCACCATCTGGGGTGGCAGTAAGATTATCACTTTCAAACATCTCGACGTAAAGCAAGAGAATGTGGGAGAAAGCTGGGAAATCTCTGGAGTACCAGGAAATGAAAGCATCGTAGCCGATGGCGAGATGCAGGGCAAGAGCCTCAACGAGGTTGTTGCAGAACGGAAGGGAAGCTTCCTCGGAGAAGAGAACTACAAGCGTTTCGGCAATGAGTTTCCACTGCTCATCAAGTTTATCGATGCCAACCGCGACCTCTCTATCCAGGTGCATCCTAATGATGAAATTGCCAAGAAGCAAGGTAAGGAACGCGGCAAGACCGAGATGTGGTATGCGCTGCCATGCGAGCCGGATGCCAAGCTCTACAACGGCTTGAAGATGCAGATTACTCCTGAGCAGTACAAGGAGATGGTGGAGAATGATACCATCACTGATGCCCTGGCTCAGTATAACGTGAAGGAAGGTGACTGTTTCTTTATCCCAGCCGGCAGAATCCACACCATCGGAACAGGCTGTTTCGTTGTCGAGATTCAGCAGACCAGCGATGTTACCTATCGCATCTACGACTTCAAGCGCAAGGACAAGGATGGCAACTATCGCCAGCTCCACACCAAGGAAGCTGCCGAGTGCATTGACTACACCGTATTGCCAGACTATCGCCAGCACTACACTCCTGCCAAGAACCAGGGTGTAAGCATGGTGCAGTGCCCTTACTTCACCACAGCCGTTTATGATCTCGATGAGCCAATGACGCTGGATTATTCAGAGTTGGACAGCTTCGTGATTCTGATTGGCTTGAAGGGTGAGGCTAAGATTACCGACAACGAGGGTAACGAGATTACGCTCCAGGGCGGCGAGAGCATCGTAGTTCCTGCCAGCACCAAGACATTGAAGATAGAAGGAACCCTAAAGTTCCTGGAGGTTTTTTAA
- a CDS encoding DMT family transporter: MDNKRPLIAHLCLFCSGAFWGLMAPVGKDAMLHGIDGIDLVSFRVLGGALLFWIASFFTKREHIPTKDIIKMAGAGIFGLVCNQCCYTIGLSLTSPSNSSIMTTSMPIFAMILSFLILKEPITWKKAIGVLMGCSGACIIILTSATAGNAKVGNIWGDLLCISAQLSFALYLALFKPLVQKYSLFTVNKWMFTWATLFIWPFTIGHVSDIPFAQVPMSTWWETGYVIFFGTFLGYICMMIGQKTLRPTVVSVYNYVQPLVSVTVSVIVGLAVFKGMQAIAAILIFSGVWLVVKSKSKNDIDKHDHSLAYEKRHA; the protein is encoded by the coding sequence ATGGATAACAAACGACCTCTTATCGCCCACCTGTGCCTCTTCTGTTCCGGCGCATTCTGGGGACTGATGGCTCCCGTAGGCAAGGATGCCATGCTTCACGGCATCGACGGCATCGACCTGGTGAGCTTCCGTGTATTGGGTGGTGCCCTCCTCTTCTGGATAGCATCATTCTTCACCAAAAGAGAACATATCCCTACCAAGGACATCATCAAGATGGCAGGTGCCGGCATATTCGGACTGGTATGCAACCAATGCTGCTATACCATCGGTCTGAGTCTCACCTCGCCAAGCAACTCCAGCATCATGACTACTTCGATGCCTATCTTCGCCATGATTCTCTCGTTCCTGATTCTGAAGGAACCTATCACCTGGAAGAAGGCTATCGGTGTGCTGATGGGATGCAGCGGAGCCTGTATCATCATCCTGACGAGTGCTACGGCTGGCAATGCTAAGGTAGGAAATATCTGGGGCGACCTGCTCTGCATCTCGGCACAGCTTTCGTTCGCTCTCTATCTGGCACTCTTCAAGCCGCTGGTTCAGAAGTATTCGCTCTTCACGGTGAACAAGTGGATGTTTACCTGGGCAACCCTCTTCATCTGGCCTTTCACGATAGGACACGTATCGGACATTCCTTTCGCCCAGGTTCCGATGAGCACCTGGTGGGAAACGGGCTACGTCATCTTCTTCGGCACTTTTCTGGGTTACATCTGCATGATGATTGGTCAGAAGACGTTGCGCCCTACCGTGGTGAGTGTATATAATTATGTGCAGCCGCTGGTATCGGTTACCGTGAGTGTTATCGTGGGTCTCGCCGTATTCAAGGGTATGCAGGCGATTGCGGCCATCCTCATCTTCTCCGGTGTATGGCTCGTGGTAAAGAGCAAATCAAAAAATGATATCGACAAGCACGACCACAGTCTGGCTTACGAGAAAAGACATGCTTAA
- a CDS encoding TrkH family potassium uptake protein → MINRKLIYKVLGQLLFIEAFLLFVSLLVAFYYQQDDIFAFIVATLTTIGGGLVLKWRGHGADNSMSRRDAYLVVTLSWIVFSFFGTLPFMISGYINNFTDAYFETMSGFTTTGATILDDVECFPHGLLFWRSLTQWIGGLGIVFFTIALLPSLVGGQTKVFAAEATGPIKTKLHPRLSTSAKWIWSIYLMLTIACIASYYVAGMNLFDSFNYAMTTTATGGFSTHNSSTSFFHSPALEYICAFFCFLSGVNFTLLYAAVIKFKIKDLFKNSEFKFYMLLVTAFTAFIMVELIAMRNYDVEHAFRSAIFQVVSFITTTGLFNDDAAVWPHVTWVVLAACMFFGACSGSTSGGLKCIRGVMLVRMVKNEFRQILHPNAVLPLKIDGMNVPMQKRVTLLAFLTTYLIICLVISFTMIAMGIDNTNAITITLSCVGNVGPTLGTEIGPTMSWSELPDVAKWFCSLMMLIGRLEIFSVLVILTPAFWREN, encoded by the coding sequence ATGATAAACAGAAAATTAATATATAAGGTTTTAGGGCAACTACTTTTCATAGAAGCATTCCTGCTCTTCGTCAGTCTGCTGGTAGCTTTCTATTACCAGCAGGATGACATCTTTGCCTTCATTGTGGCAACACTTACCACCATCGGAGGCGGACTGGTGCTGAAATGGCGAGGACACGGAGCAGATAACTCAATGTCGCGCCGTGATGCCTATCTCGTGGTAACGCTCTCATGGATTGTATTCAGTTTCTTCGGAACCCTCCCCTTCATGATAAGTGGATACATCAACAACTTTACCGATGCCTACTTTGAAACCATGTCGGGATTTACGACAACGGGAGCCACGATATTAGACGATGTAGAATGCTTCCCCCACGGACTGCTTTTCTGGCGTTCGCTCACCCAATGGATAGGCGGTCTGGGAATCGTGTTCTTCACCATCGCCCTGCTGCCATCGCTTGTAGGAGGACAGACCAAGGTGTTTGCTGCCGAGGCTACAGGACCTATCAAGACAAAACTGCATCCCCGGCTTTCCACTTCGGCTAAATGGATATGGAGTATCTATCTGATGCTCACCATTGCCTGCATCGCATCCTACTACGTGGCAGGAATGAATCTCTTCGACAGTTTCAACTATGCGATGACCACTACGGCTACAGGAGGGTTCTCTACACATAACAGTAGTACCTCGTTTTTCCATTCGCCGGCGCTGGAATACATCTGTGCCTTCTTCTGCTTCCTGTCGGGTGTTAATTTCACCCTGCTCTATGCAGCCGTCATCAAATTCAAGATCAAAGATCTGTTCAAGAATTCTGAGTTTAAGTTCTATATGCTCCTCGTTACAGCCTTCACGGCTTTCATCATGGTAGAGCTGATAGCGATGCGCAACTACGATGTGGAACATGCCTTCCGCAGCGCCATCTTCCAGGTGGTATCATTCATCACCACCACGGGATTATTTAACGACGATGCTGCTGTGTGGCCTCACGTTACCTGGGTGGTATTGGCAGCCTGCATGTTCTTCGGAGCCTGCTCGGGCAGTACGAGTGGAGGTTTGAAATGTATCCGTGGCGTGATGCTGGTAAGAATGGTGAAGAATGAATTCCGCCAGATTCTGCATCCTAACGCCGTGCTGCCATTGAAGATTGATGGTATGAACGTACCGATGCAGAAGCGTGTTACGCTGCTTGCCTTCCTCACCACTTATCTCATCATCTGTCTGGTGATATCGTTCACGATGATAGCCATGGGCATCGACAATACCAATGCCATCACCATCACCCTGAGTTGTGTGGGTAATGTGGGACCTACGCTGGGTACGGAAATCGGACCAACCATGTCGTGGAGCGAACTGCCGGATGTGGCAAAATGGTTCTGCTCGCTGATGATGCTCATCGGTCGTCTGGAAATATTCAGTGTGCTGGTTATCTTAACGCCAGCATTCTGGAGAGAGAACTAA
- a CDS encoding AAA family ATPase, producing the protein MQKYADYIKQIEIESLWSGTKHILWNLDRRVNILSGVNGVGKSTILNKVVKGLAAGGEFPSHMIKGVHLKVEPEEAKWIRYDVIRSVDRPLMNAEMINKIDLTLVTELDWQLFQLQRKYLDYQVNIGNRIIAVLQSGEPDAAFKAQKLSEPKKMFQDMVDNLFKDTGKTIIRTANEIRFNQIGEQLSPYQLSAGEKQILAILLTVLVEDNQSYVLFMDEPEISLHFEWQKLLIGLVLQLNPNIQIIMTTHSPAVVMDGWTDRVTDVNDITIS; encoded by the coding sequence ATGCAGAAATATGCTGATTATATCAAACAGATAGAGATTGAATCTCTCTGGAGCGGTACCAAACATATTCTTTGGAACCTCGACCGCCGTGTCAATATCCTGAGTGGTGTAAACGGCGTGGGCAAGAGTACTATATTAAATAAGGTGGTAAAGGGTCTGGCGGCTGGCGGTGAATTCCCTAGTCACATGATCAAAGGTGTGCATCTGAAGGTGGAGCCGGAGGAGGCAAAGTGGATTAGATATGATGTAATCCGCTCGGTAGATAGACCATTGATGAATGCCGAGATGATCAACAAGATAGACCTTACCCTGGTTACCGAACTCGACTGGCAGCTCTTCCAGCTGCAGCGCAAGTATCTGGATTACCAGGTGAACATCGGCAACCGCATCATCGCCGTCTTGCAGAGTGGCGAACCGGATGCAGCCTTCAAGGCTCAGAAACTGAGTGAACCGAAGAAGATGTTCCAGGATATGGTAGATAATCTTTTCAAGGATACCGGCAAGACCATCATCCGTACTGCCAACGAAATCCGCTTCAACCAGATAGGCGAGCAGCTCTCGCCTTATCAGCTCTCGGCTGGTGAGAAGCAGATTCTTGCCATCCTCCTCACCGTGCTGGTGGAGGACAACCAGTCATACGTCCTCTTTATGGATGAGCCGGAAATCAGTCTTCACTTCGAATGGCAGAAGCTGCTCATCGGTCTGGTGCTGCAGCTTAATCCGAATATCCAGATCATCATGACCACCCACAGTCCTGCTGTGGTCATGGATGGATGGACCGATAGGGTGACGGATGTGAATGATATTACGATTTCGTAA
- a CDS encoding L-lactate permease, with translation MKFSNRKHYNTEWLMASIVSIIPIVLLFILMLGFKMAGHKSALLTLVITVLLALFAASQLGMIAPEHAEDSVIALTGWAVVEGILKAVFPILIIILMAIYSYNILVESKQIEVIKRQFTSITDDKGLLVLLLVWGFGGLLEGMAGFGTAVAIPAAILIGLGFKPMFSALVSLIGNTVATGFGAVGVPVTTLCNEVAESGSASAAQICETSAFAIIQLSPLFILLPFIILTLTDKHNLIKNLIIALWVGVISVIVQFVCGYYLGSETPAIIGSLAAIIAIIAYAKVFARKSKVQDKETFTLAESLKAWSVYLFILIFILVSGALCPPVNAFLKSHLVSAVHLPVLDSTFKFGWISNAGLMLFLGATIGGLIQGLSLKRLMVILARTTVNLRKTVVTICSLIALASVMNYSGMITAIASGLVAVTGDFYPLVAPMIGAIGTFVTGSDTSSNILFAKLQAHVANQLGMTGQSTFFGMEGGQENWLVAANTTGATGGKMISPQSIAIATAACDMEGKDGEILRSAIPYALLYIVLGGLMVYFGC, from the coding sequence ATAAAATTTAGCAATCGAAAACATTATAACACTGAATGGCTTATGGCATCAATTGTTTCTATTATTCCCATCGTGTTGCTGTTCATCCTGATGCTCGGCTTCAAGATGGCAGGTCATAAAAGCGCCTTGCTGACGCTCGTAATTACCGTGCTGCTTGCTCTCTTCGCTGCTTCGCAGCTGGGCATGATTGCCCCGGAACATGCGGAGGATAGCGTGATCGCCCTGACGGGATGGGCGGTGGTGGAAGGCATCCTGAAGGCGGTATTCCCGATTCTCATCATCATCCTGATGGCTATCTACAGCTATAATATCCTCGTGGAAAGCAAGCAGATAGAGGTGATCAAGAGGCAGTTTACATCGATTACCGATGATAAGGGACTGCTCGTGCTGCTCCTCGTATGGGGATTCGGCGGACTGCTCGAAGGTATGGCGGGCTTCGGAACGGCGGTGGCGATACCTGCTGCCATCCTCATCGGACTCGGATTCAAACCGATGTTCTCGGCTCTGGTATCCCTGATTGGTAATACCGTGGCTACGGGATTTGGTGCTGTGGGTGTACCGGTTACTACGCTCTGCAATGAGGTGGCTGAAAGCGGATCGGCTTCGGCGGCACAGATTTGCGAGACTTCGGCATTCGCCATTATCCAGCTGTCACCTCTCTTTATCCTCCTGCCTTTTATTATCTTGACGCTTACCGATAAGCATAATCTTATCAAGAATCTCATCATCGCCCTCTGGGTGGGAGTGATTTCCGTGATAGTGCAGTTTGTCTGCGGCTATTATCTCGGTTCCGAGACTCCAGCCATCATCGGTTCGCTGGCAGCCATTATCGCCATCATCGCATACGCCAAGGTATTTGCCAGAAAGAGCAAGGTGCAGGATAAGGAAACCTTTACGCTTGCCGAAAGCCTGAAGGCATGGAGCGTTTACCTTTTTATATTGATATTTATCCTGGTTTCCGGAGCACTCTGTCCTCCGGTCAATGCTTTCCTCAAAAGTCATCTGGTGAGTGCGGTTCATCTGCCTGTGCTCGACAGCACCTTTAAGTTTGGCTGGATTTCCAATGCAGGACTGATGCTCTTCCTGGGTGCTACGATTGGTGGATTGATTCAGGGATTGAGCCTCAAGAGATTGATGGTGATTCTTGCCCGTACCACGGTGAATCTTCGTAAGACGGTGGTGACCATCTGTTCGCTGATAGCCCTGGCAAGTGTGATGAACTATTCGGGAATGATTACTGCCATCGCCTCAGGACTGGTGGCAGTAACGGGAGATTTCTATCCTCTGGTTGCGCCGATGATTGGTGCCATCGGAACCTTCGTTACGGGGTCTGATACCTCTTCGAATATCCTCTTTGCCAAGCTCCAGGCTCATGTTGCCAATCAGTTGGGTATGACGGGGCAGAGCACATTCTTTGGTATGGAGGGTGGTCAGGAAAACTGGCTGGTTGCTGCCAACACCACGGGAGCCACGGGTGGCAAGATGATCAGTCCGCAGAGCATCGCCATTGCTACTGCAGCCTGCGATATGGAGGGAAAGGATGGAGAGATTCTCCGCTCGGCCATCCCATACGCCCTACTTTATATCGTATTGGGCGGACTGATGGTTTACTTCGGTTGCTGA
- a CDS encoding DUF4435 domain-containing protein — protein sequence MAKRLTDNINSQFFEAANRMTSKKARRKIVAYVESYDDVFFWRSVLGKFENEKRYFDIMLPTRNQHLDRGKKAAISSMLKGVGRDMIACVDADYDYLRQGSTESSQQMLENPYIFHTYAYAIENFQCYARGLHETCVMVTLNDRRIFDFERFLESYSRTIWPLFLWHMLFYVRHRKMSMHFDMAEFDKVIMLPSVRIQDPKWAIDYLGKKVRAKLFQLERRFKKFKDELDEMALYLNNLGVNESNTYLYIQGHHLFDLVVSPIVQSVCDALRNDRENEIRDRALHSEQARTEMACYENSLGKVKMMMKKNTFYQFSPEFQKIQADVEKYLER from the coding sequence ATGGCTAAACGTTTAACCGATAATATCAATTCCCAGTTCTTCGAGGCAGCCAACAGGATGACCTCGAAGAAGGCTCGGCGCAAGATTGTGGCTTACGTCGAGAGCTACGATGATGTCTTCTTCTGGCGTTCTGTACTGGGAAAGTTTGAGAATGAAAAACGCTATTTTGATATCATGCTGCCTACCCGTAACCAGCATTTAGACCGAGGCAAGAAGGCTGCTATCTCCAGTATGCTGAAGGGAGTAGGTAGGGATATGATAGCCTGTGTAGATGCCGATTACGATTATCTGCGTCAGGGCTCAACCGAGTCTTCCCAGCAGATGTTGGAGAATCCTTACATCTTCCATACCTATGCCTATGCCATTGAAAACTTCCAATGTTATGCCAGAGGATTGCACGAAACCTGTGTGATGGTGACGCTCAACGACCGTCGCATCTTCGATTTCGAGCGTTTTCTTGAGTCCTATTCCCGTACCATCTGGCCCCTCTTCTTATGGCACATGCTGTTCTATGTGCGTCATCGCAAGATGTCGATGCATTTTGATATGGCAGAGTTTGATAAGGTCATCATGCTGCCTTCTGTCCGAATCCAGGATCCTAAATGGGCGATAGATTATTTGGGAAAGAAGGTGCGGGCAAAGCTGTTCCAGCTGGAGCGCCGCTTTAAGAAGTTTAAGGATGAGTTGGATGAAATGGCTCTTTACCTCAACAATCTGGGTGTAAACGAGAGCAATACCTATTTATATATACAGGGTCATCATCTCTTCGACCTGGTAGTTAGTCCTATCGTCCAGAGCGTTTGCGATGCTTTGCGCAACGATAGGGAGAATGAAATCCGCGACCGTGCCCTCCATTCCGAGCAGGCTCGCACCGAAATGGCATGTTATGAGAATAGTCTGGGCAAGGTGAAGATGATGATGAAGAAGAACACCTTCTACCAGTTCTCTCCCGAATTCCAGAAGATACAGGCGGATGTGGAAAAGTATTTGGAAAGGTAA
- the trkA gene encoding Trk system potassium transporter TrkA: MKIIIAGAYAIGTHLARLLSRSNEEITLIDESEERLASIGSDCDLLTMLGKPTSLHILRDAGVADADLFIAVTPVESTNITASILAKNLGAKRTVARVDNPEYMDQQAQEFFKELGISKLIYPEMLAAVDINNGLKMSWVRQRWDVHDGALVMLGIKLREGCEILNEPLKNISGPNDPYHVVAIKRGSDTIIPGGNDELKLYDLAYFMTTRNYIPYIRKIVGKEHYVDVKNVMIMGGGRTAVRAVKKMPEYMECKIIEMSEERCEYLNDILDENKTLIIHGDGRDIPLLVEEGIRNTQAFVALTGNAETNILACLTAKRMGVRKTVAAVENVDYVSMAESLDIGTIINKKMIAASYIYQMMLDADVMNVRFLMSANADVAEFIAKEGSKVTKKPVKELGMPIGVTIGGLVRGEEGMLVSGNTQIEPGDSVMVFCHNINMKKIEKYFI; the protein is encoded by the coding sequence ATGAAAATAATCATAGCTGGCGCATATGCCATAGGTACTCACCTGGCGAGACTCCTGTCACGCAGCAATGAAGAGATTACGCTCATCGATGAAAGCGAAGAGCGCCTGGCAAGCATTGGCTCCGACTGCGACCTGCTCACCATGCTGGGCAAGCCTACCAGTCTTCACATCTTACGCGATGCGGGGGTTGCAGATGCCGACCTCTTCATCGCCGTTACTCCGGTAGAAAGTACCAACATCACAGCTAGCATCCTTGCCAAGAACCTGGGTGCTAAAAGAACGGTGGCCCGCGTGGATAATCCGGAATATATGGATCAGCAGGCTCAGGAATTCTTCAAAGAATTAGGTATCAGCAAACTGATTTATCCGGAGATGCTCGCAGCCGTAGATATCAATAACGGACTGAAAATGAGTTGGGTACGTCAGCGCTGGGATGTGCACGACGGCGCACTCGTCATGCTCGGCATCAAACTGCGCGAAGGATGCGAGATACTGAACGAACCGCTCAAGAACATCAGCGGTCCTAACGACCCTTATCACGTGGTAGCCATCAAGCGAGGCAGTGATACCATCATCCCTGGCGGTAACGACGAGCTGAAACTCTACGACCTCGCCTACTTCATGACCACCCGCAACTACATCCCATATATCCGCAAGATTGTAGGCAAGGAGCACTATGTGGATGTGAAGAACGTGATGATTATGGGTGGCGGACGCACAGCCGTAAGAGCCGTGAAGAAGATGCCGGAATATATGGAATGCAAGATTATCGAGATGAGCGAGGAGCGCTGCGAATATCTCAACGATATTCTCGATGAGAACAAGACGCTCATCATTCATGGTGACGGACGTGACATTCCGCTGCTCGTAGAAGAAGGTATCCGTAATACTCAAGCCTTCGTGGCACTGACCGGTAACGCCGAAACCAATATCCTGGCCTGTCTTACCGCCAAGAGAATGGGGGTGCGCAAGACGGTGGCTGCCGTAGAAAACGTAGACTACGTGAGCATGGCAGAAAGTCTGGATATCGGTACCATTATCAACAAGAAGATGATTGCCGCCAGCTACATCTACCAGATGATGCTCGATGCCGACGTGATGAACGTGAGATTCTTGATGAGCGCTAACGCCGATGTGGCTGAGTTTATAGCCAAAGAAGGTTCGAAGGTAACCAAGAAACCGGTGAAGGAACTCGGCATGCCTATCGGTGTAACCATCGGTGGACTGGTTCGCGGTGAAGAAGGAATGCTCGTTTCGGGTAATACACAGATAGAACCGGGCGACTCGGTGATGGTTTTCTGCCACAACATCAACATGAAGAAAATTGAGAAATACTTCATATAA